A region of Pyxidicoccus parkwaysis DNA encodes the following proteins:
- a CDS encoding ATP-binding protein yields MSASSGPPDSAGAQRRESVLQRRLGLEDMLDLPSFTEVVRSFSELYRVGIKVLDTRGTKLADVKVGHGDFCSYVFSFPDGRTRCTATVARVKDGPVAPVHGARPAVGEGVEEAGIVALPCFTGLRYLVMPVRWEGDPLGRVILGPFTPEELRDFPPTLTDISGVDLARAHELVAKVRRAPERTAAQVLVHFGQVLASLVASGQRAYLTTQLHIEAMLDTHRELEAHNSRLAQANTRLKELDRLKSTFLGTVSHELRTPLASIIGYSEMLAEGLAGALNPEQLLYVRTIVEKGESLLNLISSILDLSQIEAGKLRLAIAPVDLSGVIHTAVSSVAPQAQRKGVELEVKLPPTTQPRLAADADKLRQVVVNLLANAVKFTSSGGRVSVVMSELSAQVELGAQGYRVSVEDTGVGIRQDQFEHIFQSFYQVDGSSTREHGGAGLGLAIVKSLVEGHGGRVSVESEFGRGSRFTVVLPLHPPLPDQGPLLAVAPVPDSSGQDRF; encoded by the coding sequence ATGAGCGCCTCGAGCGGCCCGCCGGACAGCGCGGGCGCCCAGCGCCGCGAGTCCGTGCTCCAGCGGAGGCTGGGGCTGGAGGACATGCTGGACTTGCCCTCCTTCACGGAGGTGGTGCGCAGCTTCAGCGAGCTGTACCGCGTGGGCATCAAGGTGCTGGACACGCGGGGCACCAAGCTGGCGGACGTGAAGGTGGGGCACGGGGACTTCTGCTCGTACGTCTTCTCCTTCCCGGACGGGCGCACGCGCTGCACGGCGACGGTGGCGCGGGTGAAGGACGGCCCGGTGGCGCCGGTGCACGGGGCGCGGCCCGCGGTGGGCGAGGGCGTGGAGGAGGCGGGCATCGTCGCGCTGCCGTGCTTCACCGGCCTGCGCTACCTGGTGATGCCGGTGCGCTGGGAGGGCGACCCGCTGGGCCGCGTCATCCTGGGGCCCTTCACGCCGGAGGAGCTGCGCGACTTCCCGCCCACGCTGACGGACATCTCCGGGGTGGACCTGGCGCGGGCGCACGAATTGGTGGCGAAGGTGCGGCGCGCGCCCGAGCGCACGGCGGCCCAGGTGCTGGTGCACTTCGGGCAGGTGCTGGCGTCGCTGGTGGCCAGCGGACAGCGCGCGTACCTGACGACGCAGCTCCACATCGAGGCGATGCTGGACACGCACCGCGAGCTGGAGGCGCACAACTCGCGGCTGGCGCAGGCGAACACGCGGCTGAAGGAGCTGGACCGGCTGAAGTCCACGTTCCTGGGCACGGTGAGCCACGAGCTGCGCACGCCGCTGGCGTCCATCATCGGCTACTCGGAGATGCTGGCCGAGGGCCTCGCCGGTGCGCTCAACCCGGAGCAGCTGCTGTACGTCCGGACGATTGTGGAGAAGGGTGAGTCGCTGCTGAACCTCATCTCGTCCATCCTGGATTTGAGCCAGATTGAGGCGGGCAAGCTGCGGCTGGCGATTGCGCCGGTGGACCTGAGCGGGGTCATCCACACGGCGGTGTCGAGCGTGGCGCCGCAGGCGCAGCGCAAGGGCGTGGAGCTGGAGGTGAAGCTGCCTCCCACGACGCAGCCCCGGCTGGCGGCGGACGCGGACAAGCTGCGACAGGTGGTGGTGAACCTGCTTGCCAACGCGGTGAAGTTCACCTCGTCCGGGGGCCGGGTGTCGGTGGTGATGTCCGAGCTGAGCGCGCAGGTGGAGCTGGGCGCGCAGGGCTACCGCGTGTCGGTGGAGGACACCGGCGTGGGCATCCGCCAGGACCAGTTCGAGCACATCTTCCAGAGCTTCTACCAGGTGGACGGCAGCTCCACGCGCGAGCACGGCGGCGCGGGGCTGGGACTGGCGATTGTGAAGAGTCTGGTGGAAGGGCACGGCGGGCGCGTGTCCGTGGAGAGCGAGTTCGGCCGGGGCTCGCGCTTCACGGTGGTGCTGCCGCTGCACCCGCCGCTGCCGGACCAGGGGCCGCTGCTGGCGGTGGCTCCGGTGCCGGACTCGTCCGGGCAGGACCGGTTCTGA
- a CDS encoding NYN domain-containing protein, with amino-acid sequence MLTGRPPAASYVLIDAENIDWAVSNVVGRKPESQDRVQFDRLVSFCENNFPAPVRCVVVLNARGEQLPDVMIGFVRALKSAGCEVALLYGRPDQKVVDLGILKLLENIRTQRPNASVVLASHDGADFADALKPMLAEKRQVVVLGLREYVSQKFRELVPSGLKILDLELNARVFQRPLPRMLPVNVDEFDATVFL; translated from the coding sequence ATGCTTACCGGACGTCCTCCCGCAGCTTCGTACGTACTCATCGACGCCGAGAACATCGACTGGGCCGTGTCCAACGTGGTGGGACGCAAGCCCGAGTCCCAGGACCGCGTGCAGTTCGACCGGCTGGTGTCCTTCTGCGAGAACAACTTCCCGGCTCCGGTGCGCTGCGTGGTGGTGCTCAACGCGCGCGGCGAGCAGCTGCCGGACGTCATGATTGGCTTCGTGCGCGCGCTGAAGTCCGCGGGCTGCGAGGTGGCGCTCCTGTACGGACGTCCCGACCAGAAGGTGGTGGACCTGGGCATCCTCAAGCTGCTGGAGAACATCCGCACGCAGCGGCCCAATGCCTCGGTGGTGCTGGCCAGCCACGACGGCGCGGACTTCGCGGACGCGCTGAAGCCCATGCTCGCGGAGAAGCGGCAGGTGGTGGTGCTCGGCCTGCGCGAGTACGTGAGCCAGAAGTTCCGTGAGCTGGTGCCCTCGGGCCTGAAGATTCTGGACCTGGAGCTCAACGCCCGCGTCTTCCAGCGCCCCCTGCCGCGCATGCTCCCCGTCAACGTGGACGAGTTCGACGCGACGGTGTTCCTGTAA